The following coding sequences lie in one Rhodothermales bacterium genomic window:
- a CDS encoding VOC family protein, translated as MAFKPEGHTSVSPYLTVNGAQRTLDFLIHVFGAQALRMMPGSEGKVAHGEVRIDDSVVMPTDAVEGWPANPSHVHMYVEDVDAIFECAVEAGATVVKQPVQAEDIDKRGGFTDAGGTTWWVSTQVE; from the coding sequence ATGGCATTTAAACCCGAAGGCCACACCTCCGTCTCCCCGTACCTCACGGTGAACGGCGCACAGCGCACCCTCGACTTCCTCATCCACGTATTTGGGGCACAGGCGCTGCGGATGATGCCCGGGAGTGAAGGCAAGGTCGCACACGGAGAGGTTCGGATCGACGACTCAGTCGTCATGCCCACGGATGCGGTCGAAGGCTGGCCGGCGAACCCGAGCCACGTGCACATGTACGTGGAAGACGTCGACGCCATCTTTGAGTGTGCCGTTGAAGCCGGCGCCACGGTCGTGAAACAACCCGTGCAAGCGGAGGATATCGATAAGCGCGGTGGCTTTACGGATGCCGGCGGCACCACGTGGTGGGTGAGTACCCAGGTTGAGTGA